In a single window of the Megalobrama amblycephala isolate DHTTF-2021 linkage group LG3, ASM1881202v1, whole genome shotgun sequence genome:
- the LOC125265736 gene encoding uncharacterized protein LOC125265736 isoform X1 has translation MNSISSLDKCFFFNPVYALSFVTVTTICFCYKQIAEEFFRITNKDLLDVFRAAMDRFTPKLLKLYRAKKAAFGEDMEQLLERLDERVTDVVNHRRTTALKGLPLFLREDPNKLFKKCKDTEDGAKGVSIAILCVLEDDTQATSPEVVNIAVVLEQVVVLKDLPDISTALAYLFGLLYALNMSYPQALKYTFDTIQNVFMELGSGCTKRVLSLKNKLL, from the exons ATGAATAGCATTTCAAGTTtagacaaatgttttttttttaatccggTTTATGCTTTAAGTTTTGTTACTGTTACTACaatatgtttttgttataaACAGATTGCTGAGGAATTCTTCAGAATCACGAATAAAGACCTTCTTGATGTCTTCAGGGCAGCTATGGACAGATTTACACCTAAGCTCTTGAAATTATACAGAGCTAAAAAAGCTGCATTTGGAGAGGACATGGAACAGCTCCTAGAAAGACTTGATGAAAGG GTGACCGATGTTGTTAATCACAGAAGGACTACTGCTTTGAAAGGCCTGCCTTTGTTTCTTCGAGAGGACCCAAACAAGCTGTTCAAGAAATGCAAA GACACCGAAGATGGGGCAAAAGGAGTGTCTATTGCCATTCTGTGTGTTTTGGAAGATGACACCCAGGCGACATCACCCGAGGTTGTGAACATTGCTGTTGTGTTGGAGCAGGTCGTCGTTTTGAAAGATCTCCCAGATATTTCTACTGCTCTTGCATACCTTTTTGGCCTTCTGTATGCATTAAACATGTCCTATCCTCAAGCTCTTAAGTACACTTTTGACACCATTCAGAATGTTTTCATGGAGCTGGGATCTGGATGCACCAAACGTGTACTTTCTCTGAAGAACAAACTGTTGTAA
- the LOC125265736 gene encoding uncharacterized protein LOC125265736 isoform X2, with amino-acid sequence MPPWFSSNTLLNIFEDNRITWCFRTTQIAEEFFRITNKDLLDVFRAAMDRFTPKLLKLYRAKKAAFGEDMEQLLERLDERVTDVVNHRRTTALKGLPLFLREDPNKLFKKCKDTEDGAKGVSIAILCVLEDDTQATSPEVVNIAVVLEQVVVLKDLPDISTALAYLFGLLYALNMSYPQALKYTFDTIQNVFMELGSGCTKRVLSLKNKLL; translated from the exons ATGCCTCCCTGGTTTTCATCAAAcacattattaaatatttttgaagacAATCGGATCACTTGGTGTTTTAGAACGACACAG ATTGCTGAGGAATTCTTCAGAATCACGAATAAAGACCTTCTTGATGTCTTCAGGGCAGCTATGGACAGATTTACACCTAAGCTCTTGAAATTATACAGAGCTAAAAAAGCTGCATTTGGAGAGGACATGGAACAGCTCCTAGAAAGACTTGATGAAAGG GTGACCGATGTTGTTAATCACAGAAGGACTACTGCTTTGAAAGGCCTGCCTTTGTTTCTTCGAGAGGACCCAAACAAGCTGTTCAAGAAATGCAAA GACACCGAAGATGGGGCAAAAGGAGTGTCTATTGCCATTCTGTGTGTTTTGGAAGATGACACCCAGGCGACATCACCCGAGGTTGTGAACATTGCTGTTGTGTTGGAGCAGGTCGTCGTTTTGAAAGATCTCCCAGATATTTCTACTGCTCTTGCATACCTTTTTGGCCTTCTGTATGCATTAAACATGTCCTATCCTCAAGCTCTTAAGTACACTTTTGACACCATTCAGAATGTTTTCATGGAGCTGGGATCTGGATGCACCAAACGTGTACTTTCTCTGAAGAACAAACTGTTGTAA
- the LOC125265736 gene encoding uncharacterized protein LOC125265736 isoform X3, producing MDRFTPKLLKLYRAKKAAFGEDMEQLLERLDERVTDVVNHRRTTALKGLPLFLREDPNKLFKKCKDTEDGAKGVSIAILCVLEDDTQATSPEVVNIAVVLEQVVVLKDLPDISTALAYLFGLLYALNMSYPQALKYTFDTIQNVFMELGSGCTKRVLSLKNKLL from the exons ATGGACAGATTTACACCTAAGCTCTTGAAATTATACAGAGCTAAAAAAGCTGCATTTGGAGAGGACATGGAACAGCTCCTAGAAAGACTTGATGAAAGG GTGACCGATGTTGTTAATCACAGAAGGACTACTGCTTTGAAAGGCCTGCCTTTGTTTCTTCGAGAGGACCCAAACAAGCTGTTCAAGAAATGCAAA GACACCGAAGATGGGGCAAAAGGAGTGTCTATTGCCATTCTGTGTGTTTTGGAAGATGACACCCAGGCGACATCACCCGAGGTTGTGAACATTGCTGTTGTGTTGGAGCAGGTCGTCGTTTTGAAAGATCTCCCAGATATTTCTACTGCTCTTGCATACCTTTTTGGCCTTCTGTATGCATTAAACATGTCCTATCCTCAAGCTCTTAAGTACACTTTTGACACCATTCAGAATGTTTTCATGGAGCTGGGATCTGGATGCACCAAACGTGTACTTTCTCTGAAGAACAAACTGTTGTAA